Within Phenylobacterium soli, the genomic segment GTGACGCCCCAGGCCTCCATCCAGGGCAAGAACGACATGGGCGGCTACGGCTGGTTCGGGCCGCGGCCGCCGGCCGGCCACGGCGTGCACCGCTACTACTTCCAGATCTTCGCCCTCGACGACTTCCTGCCGATGGACGCCGACACGCCGCTGAATGAGCTGCTGAACGCGCTCAAGGGCCACACCATCGCCAAGGGCGAGATGATGGCCACCTACGAGGCGCCCACCCCGCAGTAGGCCGCGCTTGACGGGCCGCGCGTCAGCCTGCGTCAATGCTCCTGAACGCCGATAACCGGCGCGGGAGGACACGGGATGTACGGCGATCAGGGAACGGGCGGGCTCAATCCGGAGGCTCTGGCGCAGATCCCGCCGGCGCTGCAGGGCGTCGCGGACCAGGGCCTGCTGTCCGGCTTCGTGACCCTGGTCTGGCGGAAGGGCGAGATCGCCCAGGTCAACGCGATCGGCCACCGCGACCTCGAGGGCAAGGTCCCGATGACGCGGGACACCCTGTTCCGCATCGCCTCGATGACCAAGCCGGTCACCTCGGTCGCCACCCTGATGCTGCTCGAGGAAGGCAAGCTGAAGCTGGAGGACCCGGTGACCAAGTGGCTGCCGGAGTTCGCGGACATGCAGGTTCTGGCCGACGCCACCGGGCCGATCGACCAGACGAGCCCGGCGGCGCGCGACATCACGGTCGAGGACCTGATGACCCACCGCGCGGGCCTCGCCTACGGCTTCACCTCGGTGGGGCCGATCGCCCACGCCCACGAGGAGCGGCTGGGCTCGCCGCTGGTCAACGCCATGACGCCGGACGAATGGCTGGCGGCCTTGGGCAGCCTGCCGCTGAGCTATCCGCCGGGCGATCGCTTCCACTACAGCCACGCCACGGACGTGCTGGGCTTCCTGGTGGCGCGGATCGAGGGCAAGCCGCTGGGCGAGGTGCTGCGCGAGCGGATCTTCGCCCCGCTCGGCATGGACGACACCTTCTTCTGGGCGCCGCCGGAGAAGCGCGAGCGCCTGGCCAAGCTCTACAAGGCGCCGGCCGAAGCCGGGCCGCTCGAGGACGTCTCCCTGCCCCACCCGAGCAAGGCCCCGGCCTTCGAAGGCGGCGGCGGCGGCCTGATCTCCACGGCCGACGACTACCTGAAGTTCGCCCGCATGCTGCTGGGCAAGGGCGAGGTGGACGGCGTGCGCCTCCTGAAGCCGCAGACGGTCGAGCTGATGACCGCCAACCGGCTGACGGACGCCCAGCGGAAGATCCCCTTCATGGGCTTCCCGTTCTGGGATGCGCAGGGCTTCGGCCTGGGCGTGTCGACGATCCTCGACGAGGAGAAGCAGGCCATGGTCGGCGCCGGCTCCAACGGCAGCTTCGGCTGGCCGGGCGCCTTCGGCACCTGGTGGCTGGCCGACCCGAAGGAGGAGATGGTCCTGATCTATCTGATCCAGGATTCCATGCCCCTGGAGCCGGAGAGCGCCTCGCAGCTCGCCACCGGCCAGCGGATGGGCGGACGCATGGTGCTGCCGGTGTTCCAGAAGATGGTCTACGCGGCGCTCGGCAAGTAGCCGCCTGCGCCTAGCGGGCGGGGTTGCGCGGCGCGACGCACATCGGCCGGCCCTGCCAGGTCGCGCCGACCACGCTGCCGTTCTTCACCGCCTCGGCGCGGGCGCGCTCGTAGGCGGCGCTCTCGGCCGGCGGCCGGACGCCCGGTGGGCAGACCGAGATCGTCACCTGCTGGCCGCCGTCCAGGCACTGGCAGATGTCCTCGCGCGGGTCGATGTGCGAGGGCTGGGCGCGGCAGGTGGCCGGCAGGGTGCGGCCGCCAGGCTCGATGCAGATGCTGGTGACGGTGGGGTCGAAGGTCGACTGGGCAAAGGCCGACGGGGCGAAGGCGGCGCCGGCCGCCAGGCCAATCGCGGCGCCGAGGGTGATCGCTCTGAGCATTCGGAGACTCTCCTTCCGCTGACGCCCCGCGCGAAGACTACTCCCCGGCAACGGAAGGTTCACCATCCTTGGTGGCTCAAGGCTTAACCCTGCCCGTCTAGGTTGGCGGCGAACCTGGGAGAGGACCATGGATCCGCTCACTGTCGCCCGTTACGGCCTGATGGCCGCCTCGCAGCGCTTCGATGCCTCGGCCGCCCGCACGGCGCGGATGGGCGATCAGAGCTCTGACATCGACTACGCCGCCGAGGCCGTCGAGCAGATCGAGGCCAAGCACCAGTTCAGCGCCAACCTCGGGACCATCAAGGTCGCCGACGAGATGTGGCGCTCGCTGATGGACATCCAGACCCGCTGAAGGCGACGGGGCCGCCGGCCGGCGGCCCCGCCCTCCTTTCACGTCAGGCGAAGGCGATCCAGCGGCCGGCGGCCGCCCCGGTGATCCACACCAGGATGGTGGCGTAGCCGATCGCCTTGGCCAGCGGCCCCGCCGTGTCCCCGTCCGCCCGGCGCGCGAAAAGCTGCACGGCCGCGGCGCCGAAGATCCACACCGAGAACAGCACGAAGAAGGTCTTGTTCACCGGATCCAGCCTGGCGAGGTCGTCGGGCTGGATCATCGCGTGGGTGATGAAGCTCTGCACCGCGATCAGCGCCAGGAGGCCGGCGAGATAGATCCAGCGCAACCGCCCGCGCGTCACCGCCAGCACCAGGAGGGCGGCGGCGGTAAGCACGTGGAACAGGCCGACGTTGATCAGGGCCCCGGTGACGAAGACGCCAATGGCGAGCACGAAGAGCGCGCCGCCGACCAGCAGGGAGAGCCTGGCGCCAGGGCCGACGGCGCCCTCGTCGCGGGCGACGGGACGGCTCGCGCCATAGGTCAGGATGACTCCGGCGACGAGGGCCAGCATCTTCACGACGAAGGCGGTGGAATCGTAGAGCCGCTCGGCGTTGGCCATGCCGATCAGGATGCCGGAGACCACGATGCCGATGACGCCGACGTCCTGCCAACGGCGCAGGTTGCGGTAGACCACCGAGGGCGGCTCGTCGGTGATGCCGGCGCCGATCAGGCGCAGGTTCATCAGGATGGCCGCGCCGCCGAGCAGCACCAGGGATAGGATGTGCAGCACCTCCCAGGCCGCGAACTGCGGCTTGATGATGTAGGCCGGCCAGACGTTGACCAGGTTGACCACCCAGGGCCGCAGCGCCGGGAAGAAGTATTCGAACGTCAGCTTCATTGCCCCTGCCCCCCGCTCACCGTGGCCCCGCTCAGCTTCGTCATGTCCTCCTTGTCGACCGCGCCCTTCTCCGAGACCTTGCACTCCTGCAGGACGTTGACGAGGTGCGGGATCGGCTTGCCGCATTCGAACCAGTCGTAGGCGATGAAGCGGCCCATGGTGATGACGCAGAGCCAGGCCAGCAGCGACAGCGCCGCCGAGGCGCGCGCCGAGGCAGGCGGCCGCTCGTAGCCGTCCCAGGCGGCCTGATTACGCTGCACACGGAAGTGGAAGACGGCGATGTTGATCATCGCCAGGACGAGGAAGACCATCTTCGCCCGGAACCACAGATTATGATAATAAAACAGTGGCTTGGCGAAGAACAGCAGCAGGCCGGTGGCGATCACCATCAGGAAGCCGGCGACCGTCAGCGGCAGCACCCGGTCGCTGACCACCGAGACCGGCGTGCGCCGGAAGGTGACGCCCAGCAGCCGCAGATCGACCACGAAGATCGTGCCGGCGAACAGCATCAGCGAGATGAGGTGGGTGCCTTCGAGCAGGCCCCAGAAGTTCAGCGAGCCCAGGAGCGCCTCGCTCCAGGACTGGGCGGTGTCGCCCGTCCCTTTCCCGAGCTCGGTCTGCAGCCAGACCAAGACTTCACGTATCAAAGCATCCCCCCTCTATTTCTTCTTTGAAATCAATCGAGCACAATACAGGAATCCCTGGGCAGTCTTACCCTAGGAGGCGCCGCAAGGCGACAGAACAAACCGGTTGTTCAGTGCTTTGGCTAAGGCCTGAGGACCCGGATCTTCTCGAGGGTGACGAGACCCTGGCGCGGATCGGGGCCGATCATGGTCTCGAGGATCGGCAGGAACCCCTCGATGCGGGCTTCGGCGTCGACAATCTCCACCACCACCGGCAGGTCGTCCGAGAGATCGAGAATCTTGGCGCTCTCGATGCGGCCGCCGCGGCCATAGCCCATGACGCCGCGCAGCACGGTGGCGCCGGCCAGGCCCGCGTCGCGGGCGGCGCGCACGATGGCCTCGTAGAGCGGGTGGCCGGCGTGGCGGGCGCGCTCGCCGACGAACACACGCAGCAGGACGGCCTCTTGGACGGACGGCATGTCAGCCTCCCCGGACGGCGTTGGCGAGGGCCTGGTTGATGAGAGCGCCGGCGACGTAGCCTGCC encodes:
- a CDS encoding serine hydrolase domain-containing protein; this translates as MYGDQGTGGLNPEALAQIPPALQGVADQGLLSGFVTLVWRKGEIAQVNAIGHRDLEGKVPMTRDTLFRIASMTKPVTSVATLMLLEEGKLKLEDPVTKWLPEFADMQVLADATGPIDQTSPAARDITVEDLMTHRAGLAYGFTSVGPIAHAHEERLGSPLVNAMTPDEWLAALGSLPLSYPPGDRFHYSHATDVLGFLVARIEGKPLGEVLRERIFAPLGMDDTFFWAPPEKRERLAKLYKAPAEAGPLEDVSLPHPSKAPAFEGGGGGLISTADDYLKFARMLLGKGEVDGVRLLKPQTVELMTANRLTDAQRKIPFMGFPFWDAQGFGLGVSTILDEEKQAMVGAGSNGSFGWPGAFGTWWLADPKEEMVLIYLIQDSMPLEPESASQLATGQRMGGRMVLPVFQKMVYAALGK
- a CDS encoding flagellar basal body rod C-terminal domain-containing protein, which gives rise to MDPLTVARYGLMAASQRFDASAARTARMGDQSSDIDYAAEAVEQIEAKHQFSANLGTIKVADEMWRSLMDIQTR
- a CDS encoding DUF6644 family protein, with protein sequence MKLTFEYFFPALRPWVVNLVNVWPAYIIKPQFAAWEVLHILSLVLLGGAAILMNLRLIGAGITDEPPSVVYRNLRRWQDVGVIGIVVSGILIGMANAERLYDSTAFVVKMLALVAGVILTYGASRPVARDEGAVGPGARLSLLVGGALFVLAIGVFVTGALINVGLFHVLTAAALLVLAVTRGRLRWIYLAGLLALIAVQSFITHAMIQPDDLARLDPVNKTFFVLFSVWIFGAAAVQLFARRADGDTAGPLAKAIGYATILVWITGAAAGRWIAFA
- a CDS encoding DUF6644 family protein; amino-acid sequence: MVWLQTELGKGTGDTAQSWSEALLGSLNFWGLLEGTHLISLMLFAGTIFVVDLRLLGVTFRRTPVSVVSDRVLPLTVAGFLMVIATGLLLFFAKPLFYYHNLWFRAKMVFLVLAMINIAVFHFRVQRNQAAWDGYERPPASARASAALSLLAWLCVITMGRFIAYDWFECGKPIPHLVNVLQECKVSEKGAVDKEDMTKLSGATVSGGQGQ
- a CDS encoding DUF190 domain-containing protein, translating into MPSVQEAVLLRVFVGERARHAGHPLYEAIVRAARDAGLAGATVLRGVMGYGRGGRIESAKILDLSDDLPVVVEIVDAEARIEGFLPILETMIGPDPRQGLVTLEKIRVLRP